The following are encoded in a window of Cucurbita pepo subsp. pepo cultivar mu-cu-16 chromosome LG12, ASM280686v2, whole genome shotgun sequence genomic DNA:
- the LOC111806949 gene encoding protein BPS1, chloroplastic-like, with amino-acid sequence MSRPQEPHRQFFPFGNPFRTISPKGSNFSSKLTAILNDFERNLAERLRKLHPSSKDDVLSLSWMILAMELLCETHSDVKNLIKELELPVTDWNEKWIDVYLDISVKLLDVCNVVSSELSHLNQSNLMLRCITHNLESADSKRLTRACASLDEWRLNISTTNSRIKNCCVILDSLVESLDLPKVKNSAKGKVLMHALYGVKVQTVFVCSVFASTFLGSPKLFDLKIAATYSWGQTFSSLQSDVNSEIRSIYSHGKFTPLKELEAIDQCVGKLHQMIPENPEVEEVQPLKNVISELGGKAEKLSEGVHLLSKEVDNFFQIVLAGRDALLSNLRKG; translated from the coding sequence ATGAGCCGACCACAGGAACCACACAGACAGTTTTTCCCCTTTGGGAATCCTTTCCGCACGATATCTCCCAAAGGTTcgaatttttcttcaaaactcACCGCAATATTGAATGATTTTGAGAGAAACCTTGCTGAAAGATTAAGAAAGCTCCATCCATCTAGTAAGGATGATGTTCTTAGCCTTTCTTGGATGATATTAGCTATGGAGTTGCTTTGTGAAACTCACAGTGATGTTAAAAATCTTATCAAGGAGTTAGAGCTCCCTGTGACTGATTGGAACGAGAAATGGATCGATGTCTATTTGGACATCAGTGTGAAATTACTCGACGTCTGCAACGTTGTTAGCTCAGAGCTTTCACACTTGAACCAAAGCAACCTCATGCTCCGATGCATCACCCATAATTTGGAGTCTGCAGACTCAAAGCGTCTCACCCGAGCCTGTGCTTCCTTAGATGAATGGAGACTGAACATTAGCACGACAAACTCTAGAATTAAGAATTGTTGTGTAATCTTAGACAGCCTTGTAGAATCTCTTGATCTTCCAAAAGTTAAGAACTCAGCCAAGGGTAAGGTTCTAATGCACGCATTGTACGGGGTCAAGGTACAGACAGTTTTCGTGTGCAGTGTCTTTGCCTCAACCTTCTTAGGTTCCCCAAAACTCTTCGATCTGAAAATTGCCGCTACATATTCGTGGGGACAAACTTTCTCCTCCTTGCAAAGTGATGTAAATAGTGAAATTAGAAGTATATACTCCCATGGAAAGTTTACCCCTCTGAAGGAGCTTGAAGCTATTGATCAATGTGTGGGCAAGCTTCATCAAATGATCCCAGAGAATCCTGAAGTCGAAGAAGTTCAACCGCTGAAGAACGTCATATCCGAGTTGGGAGGAAAGGCAGAGAAACTATCAGAAGGTGTACATTTGCTGTCGAAGGAAGTCGACAACTTTTTCCAGATTGTTTTGGCAGGGCGTGATGCATTGCTTTCAAACCTAAGGAAGGGTTAG
- the LOC111806404 gene encoding uncharacterized protein LOC111806404, with product MATIFPFQSRTSLQTSLNAIRPNRPLKICTIRCQGDNPATDSPKNQESKPENAVLKVAWYGSELLGIAASFLRPPTDVETPVRAQELARDVSGAIRRPVIVETIKKDFERSYFVTGNLTVEAYEEQCEFADPAGSFKGLSRFKRNCTNFGSLVDKSNMKLTKWEDFEDKGIGHWKFSCILSFPWRPILSATGYTEYYFDAGSGKVSRHVEHWNVPKMALLNQILRPTRAWLWFKKPGAD from the exons ATGGCGACGATCTTCCCTTTTCAATCACGTACGTCTCTTCAAACATCTCTCAACGCCATTCGACCTAATCGCCCTCTCAAAATCTGCACAATCCGATGTCAAGGGGACAATCCCGCTACCGATTCGCCGAAGAATCAAGAATCTAAGCCCGAGAATGCGGTGCTGAAGGTCGCTTGGTATGGCTCCGAGCTCTTGGGGATCGCCGCTTCATTTCTCCGTCCGCCGACGGATGTTGAAACGCCTGTTAGGGCTCAGGAGCTTGCGAGAGATGTGTCCGGTGCAATTCGTCGCCCTGTGATTGTGGAAACGATTAAGAAGGATTTTGAGCGGTCGTACTTCGTCACAG GGAACCTTACTGTTGAAGCTTATGAAGAGCAGTGCGAATTTGCTGATCCGGCTGGTTCTTTCAAAGGTCTTAGCCGATTTAAAAGAAACTGTACAAATTTTGGATCCCTTGTTGATAAGTCAAACATGAAGCTTACCAAATGGGAGGATTTTGAG GACAAGGGCATTGGACATTGGAAGTTCAGTTGTATCTTGTCATTTCCTTGGAGACCAATTCTATCTG CAACTGGATATACAGAGTATTATTTTGATGCAGGATCTGGAAAAGTAAGCAG GCATGTAGAACACTGGAATGTTCCTAAAATGGCTTTACTGAACCAAATTTTGAGACCCACTCGAGCTTGGTTGTGGTTTAAGAAACCAGGTGCTGACTGA